One region of bacterium genomic DNA includes:
- the folE gene encoding GTP cyclohydrolase I FolE, producing MDEEKIKKAVRDILEAVGENPQREGLKDTPQRVANMYKEILGGIDKNPALELKILKGQSFDEIVLVKDIPFYSLCEHHMLPFHGKAHVAYMPEGNRIVGISKIPRVVEVLSRRLQIQERFTSQIADVINETIKPKGVMVIVEAEHLCVTMRGIKKSGSMVKTSVVRGVFRDNEKTRAETLALIKD from the coding sequence ATGGATGAAGAAAAAATCAAAAAAGCCGTAAGGGACATATTAGAAGCTGTAGGTGAAAATCCTCAGAGAGAAGGGCTTAAAGATACACCTCAAAGGGTAGCCAATATGTACAAAGAAATCCTTGGTGGTATCGATAAGAACCCTGCTTTGGAGCTTAAAATTCTTAAAGGGCAGAGTTTTGATGAAATAGTTCTTGTTAAAGATATTCCTTTTTATTCGCTTTGCGAGCACCATATGTTGCCTTTTCACGGCAAAGCGCATGTTGCGTATATGCCCGAAGGAAACAGAATCGTTGGAATATCCAAAATACCGCGAGTTGTAGAAGTTTTGTCCCGCAGATTACAAATACAGGAAAGATTTACTTCGCAAATTGCCGATGTAATAAACGAAACGATTAAACCTAAGGGCGTAATGGTTATTGTGGAAGCCGAACATCTCTGTGTTACTATGAGAGGCATAAAAAAAAGCGGTTCTATGGTAAAAACCTCTGTAGTAAGAGGAGTCTTCCGCGACAATGAGAAAACAAGAGCCGAAACGTTAGCTCTTATTAAAGATTAA
- the purH gene encoding bifunctional phosphoribosylaminoimidazolecarboxamide formyltransferase/IMP cyclohydrolase produces MNEIKRALISVYDKTGIVEFAKELNSFGVEILSTGGTAKLLQKEGIQVTEVSNYTGFPEILDGRLKTLHPKIHGGILAKRNDAKHLEQIKELGIGFIDMVVINLYPFREVIKKPNVSLEEVIENIDIGGPTMLRSAAKNYQDVAVVCSPDDYDTIIKELKENDGKLSLETHKRLSAKVFDSTYKYDSAISFELNKRFGIKQELFPKVVSKNLEILQELRYGENSHQKAAFYIGDKGKNFEQLGGKELSFNNLLDLDAAWSAVQDFDDSAAVIMKHMNPCGLACHDNLLQAYKNAHLCDPLSAFGSIVSFNRKVPKDVAEEITKTFVEVVIAPDYEDEAIKVLQEKQALRIIKMPVALSSQTEIRCALDGYLIQQKDYFQIEKKDMKVATKVQPTDAQWKELLFAWRVVKNIKSNAIVLCKELRTIGVGAGQMSRIDSMKLALTKACPVRDSSLNGACQLPEDTVLASDAFFPFSDVVEEAHKAGIVAIIQPGGSKRDQDSIDACDKYGIAMVLTGERHFRH; encoded by the coding sequence ATGAATGAAATTAAAAGAGCGTTAATTTCAGTCTATGATAAAACAGGTATAGTTGAGTTTGCCAAAGAACTTAACTCTTTTGGGGTAGAGATTCTTTCTACGGGTGGAACGGCAAAACTTTTACAAAAGGAAGGAATTCAAGTAACAGAAGTTTCCAATTACACGGGTTTTCCCGAAATTCTTGACGGAAGACTTAAAACCTTGCATCCCAAAATTCACGGCGGTATCCTTGCGAAAAGAAATGATGCAAAACATCTGGAGCAGATTAAGGAGCTTGGAATCGGTTTTATAGATATGGTGGTTATTAACCTATATCCGTTTAGAGAAGTTATAAAGAAACCTAATGTCAGCTTGGAAGAGGTTATTGAAAATATAGACATCGGCGGGCCCACAATGCTTCGTTCTGCAGCTAAGAATTATCAAGATGTTGCGGTTGTTTGTTCTCCTGACGATTACGATACGATTATAAAAGAGTTAAAAGAAAATGACGGCAAGTTGTCTTTAGAAACGCATAAAAGACTATCAGCTAAAGTTTTTGATTCAACATACAAATATGATTCAGCTATTTCATTTGAGCTAAACAAAAGGTTTGGAATTAAACAAGAACTTTTCCCTAAAGTAGTATCGAAAAATTTAGAGATACTTCAAGAATTAAGATATGGCGAGAATTCACATCAAAAAGCAGCTTTCTATATTGGAGATAAAGGCAAAAATTTTGAACAACTTGGCGGAAAAGAACTATCCTTTAATAATCTTTTAGACTTGGATGCTGCGTGGTCAGCCGTGCAGGATTTTGACGATTCTGCCGCAGTGATTATGAAGCATATGAATCCTTGTGGTCTTGCCTGTCATGACAATCTACTTCAAGCTTACAAAAACGCGCACTTATGTGACCCGCTAAGCGCATTTGGCTCTATCGTTAGTTTTAATAGGAAGGTTCCTAAAGATGTAGCGGAAGAAATAACCAAAACTTTTGTTGAAGTAGTAATTGCTCCTGACTATGAGGATGAAGCTATTAAGGTATTGCAGGAAAAACAAGCTCTAAGAATTATAAAAATGCCTGTAGCTTTAAGTAGCCAAACCGAAATAAGATGCGCGCTTGACGGCTATCTTATTCAACAAAAGGATTATTTCCAGATAGAGAAAAAGGATATGAAAGTTGCAACTAAAGTTCAGCCAACTGATGCCCAATGGAAAGAGCTTTTGTTTGCATGGAGGGTAGTGAAAAATATTAAGTCAAATGCTATCGTTCTTTGTAAAGAATTAAGAACAATTGGGGTAGGCGCAGGACAGATGTCAAGAATTGATTCCATGAAACTTGCTTTGACTAAAGCTTGCCCCGTTAGAGATTCATCTCTAAACGGGGCTTGTCAGTTACCCGAAGACACTGTTTTGGCATCCGATGCTTTTTTCCCTTTCAGCGATGTCGTAGAAGAAGCGCATAAGGCAGGAATTGTCGCGATTATACAACCAGGCGGTTCCAAGAGAGACCAGGATAGCATAGATGCCTGTGACAAATATGGAATTGCCATGGTATTGACAGGTGAAAGGCATTTTAGGCACTAA